The Filimonas lacunae genomic sequence TTTTCGTCCAGCGGGTTAGCAGATACAATGCCGGTTATGTTGGTGCTGCAAACAAAGCCCATACTGTGCAGATTGTCGAACATTGCTTTTGCATCAGGAAATTTTACATTACTGATAGTGAAAGTGCGGTAATTGTCCTGAAAATCCACATCTATATGAAGCCCGTCAATCGGTATCTGGTTATTGCGGTATTGCTGCGCGGCATACGTGAGCTTTGTGCTATCCCAGTAGCCATAGCATCCCTGATGGTAACCCAGTGCATACTGCGGCGGCATGGCAGCACGGCCGGTCAGCTGCGTGTACTGGTCAATTACACTGGTAGCAACATTGTGCGTATCATCTGCTACGCCTGTTATTACGTAAAAATCCAGCTCACCGTACAGCGCTCCGAAGTAATATTTACCATCCATATCCGAATAATCGCTACAGCCCATATTGAAATAAGACTGTGCTGTATTATCGAAAAAAATGCCGTAGCTGTAAAGGCTTTGCGTGCCTACCGCCAGCAGAAACGGAATGGAGTTGTATAATGGGCCGGAGGGGTTTAGCGGACCTCCCTGATTGCCCGGAGGCACAACATTCTGGCCGGGTACAGTCGTTTGGTCGTTATAGGTGAAGTTGTCATAGTTGAAAAAGGTATACGTGTACTCATTCTTCTGAATATTGCTGCCCGCTTTTTCTCCCAATCCGTAATAAACTTCTTCCTCCGGCGAATTCATAATACAGGCAATAGCCTGATTGCTGTAGATGGCGTTGGTGCCCAGCTGTGTTTCTGTAATCAGCTGTGTTCCATTATATACAGCAAATCCAAAAGGTGCGAGCCCGACTTTCACCTGGATATTTCCGGTATCGAGCAGTAAAGTGCCGCCATTGTCGGGAAGTTCAGTGGCAGACACTGTAACTGTGCCCAGCTGATAATTCACTACGGCATAAGAGCGGTTAACAGAATAGTCAGGTGAGCTAACAGGATTAAAGCGTATTCGGAAAGTGGTGTTAGAGAGAAAGGATAGCTGTACCTGAAAATCACTGCTGTTGGTAAGCAGGAAGGTGTTGGTGTCTGGCTGTTGCCAGTTTACGTTGCCAATGGTGTTCCAGCCAGGCGCGTTGGCCTGGAACTGGTTTACCTGAACAAAACTGTAATTGCTCATAGATAAGGTTTATGTGATTTATAATGTGTTATGGACGCTTTCTGTGAGCTTTCAATTGCAGCAGCCATTCAAAATCGCCCGCAGCAGTAGCGGTGTTATATACTACTGAATCGGTATTGCCGGAGGTTTTTATAATGTCGCTGGCTATGCCTGCGGAAGAGTGGCAGCCTACACAGCTTTCTGTACCGAAAATTACAGTGTGTGTATTACTGATATCCTTATTCTTCGGGAAGTTGGGCATCTGGTAAAATGCAGGTTCATTACCTATCATGTAATTGTAGGTGGTACCGGTGGTGGGCGCTTTGTTAACCGGGTTTGTCATCAATGCCTTTTGAATGGCCACTACTTCTTCTGCGCTCAGCGGATTACTGCCGGAAGTGGTTGCCCCCTGGAAGTAGGTTTCCATTATCATATTTGTAAGGTAGGTAGGGGTAGGGTAGCCACCAGCCTTGTTCACTACTGCATCAGGTAGTTTATAAACGGTAGTATCGCTGTAGGGAGCGGCAGAGGGGCGTGTAGGCCATTGAGTGCCTATGAGCTGATAGTATTGTAAGAATGATTTATTGGTTTTAAGCAGTGCGCGCACCTGTTTGTTTAATGCAGCGGTTGCACCAGGTATTGGTAACACGCGTTGTATCTGGTTTTTAATCACTTTAGCAGTAGTGTCCGGTATCAGGTTTACCGGAGAGAGGCTCGATGGATCGTAGAAAGAAGGTTGTAAGGGTTTGCCTTTTACTTTTTCCAGTGGGTTGGTTTCCAGGTTATCTATCTGTTCAAAAGTGGCCCACATCCATTGTGGAGAAGATACGGTTTTAGCGCTGATGTGCATTCCTATCAGGCCTACATACGCCAGGTGAAAGGAACCATCACGTTCGTATACATAAGCTGGTTTAGATAAATATCTGTTGGGATCGTCTACATCTTTCACCAGTATTTTCCAGGCCAGTTTCAGTTCAATGCTTCCTTCTTTGGTAACATCCCCCGACGGAAAGGTTACCTTATTGCCGGCTTTGCTGAACTTCACCTGTCCGTCAATATTATACAGTTCATTCTGCACAATGTATTCAACTTCCTGGCGGCCCATTCTTATTTCGTAACGAACTTCGTTACCATGCTGATCCCATATGGGAGAAGTAAATGCCTGGTTTACCTCATCGGCAGAATCTCTTACAAATACATGGTGTCCTTTTTTGGTGGTTTTTGCTACCAGGCCGGATAAAGCGCTTGTGCGGAATAAAATGAGTGTGTCTTCCATTGCAGGTCTTTTTACCAGTGCACTCAATTTTCCCGACAGTTCTTTTTTACCATTCCATACGGTAGGTTTGCTGCCATCATCTTTAAATACTTCAAACGATTCTTTCCAGAATTCCCATTTTCTTTTACCCTCATCACTGATGCTTGATTTGGGTTTGCCGTCTGCTTCCAGGGGCCAGTTTAAAGCAATGAACGTTTCCCATGCCCATACATCAAACAGGCGATTAGTTTCGTCAAATTGTCCGGCATCAATAAGTTTATGCTCCAGCGCAGTGTCAACGTCATACGGTGCATCCGGAGAAAGTTTGGTAATATGTAAATAGCTTTCTCCTGCTTCCGGATCGGCATCTGGTTCGGAAGAGGCGGTGTTCTGCGAACGACAGGCCCAGAGAGAGGCGGTGAGGCCGGCAATAATTAACAGGCTTGCTAGCGCTGTTTTCTTACGTTGGTAAAAAAAAGTTAACATATATGATGGTTTTTGTTCTACCAAAATATGACAGCACTATAGAAAGTGGTGTTGATAGGCTGCCTGTAATAGGGAAGGGGTTGGGATAGTATATACATGTACCTTTTTTTGTAAATAATTATCCCTGACGATGGACAAGGTACAATGTATGAATAAGAAGTGCAATACCGGTTTTCAGTTATTTTTCGATGTTGATGCGTTGATGTTGTGTGGTGAACTTGTTCGAAATATGGTGCTGTATTGGGTTTAAGGGAATGCTTGGGTGGTTAAGTTATAAATATTAAATCTGCTCAGTTGCATTTTAATCTGAGACAGAAAGTTTAAAATCAGTTGTAAAATAGGACGTAAAAAATATTTTTATTTATTATATAAATAGCATGATTAATGCCACCCGTTGTGATACAGAATTCTTGAAGGCTGTTAAAGAGGTTGGCGTACCTCCTAATGTTTTTAGAGACCAGCAGCTGAATTAGCATGCTTTCTATCTGAACTTTTATTCAAAAGAAGATGTTGTCACTTGCTTTATTTGCGACTAACAGAAGCTTCCACGTCTTGTCAAATGTTGAAGTTGCTGGTGTGTGGCTGCACCCTGCGTTCCGTTTGTCTGATAAAAGAAGAGATTTCCATTGCCGCTTCCGATGCCTGATTGCGAACCGTCCTTTTATTGATAGAAAATTGTGCTGCCACAGCTTCACAACTCAACCCCTCCATTTTTACCAGTTGATAAACGATACGTTTACGTGGTGATAATTTTAGTAGTTGTTTTTTAACTTCCTCCAGATGCATGCGCGCATTCAGTCGTTCTTCCACATGTGTATAAGACAGTGCCGGCTGCTCCAACTGTTCATTATAGTAGCGTTGCGTGCTGCCACTGCGCTTATGGATGTCATATAGTAGGTTTTGCCGCATTCTGCACAAGTACCCTTTCAGGTTGTTGCTGATGCGAATGGCTGACCGGTTGGTCCACAGCTTTACAAAAAGCTGTTGTACGAGCTCTGCAGCTGCATCCGGGTCTTTTACTACACCTTCAGTAGTCTGCAATAGAAAATGATGATATCTGTAATAGAGGGTTTCAAAAGCCTTCTCATTGCCGTTGCGTACCTGTTCCCACAACAGGCTATCGTTGGACACTGACTTGTTCACGTAGTTCTGGTTTTAGGTTACTGCAATCTAGTTAAGCGCAAGGACTAGAAAAGTGACATGAGTTACAAAGCCGGAAAAATTAAACAGGTATATGGGATATTTCTGGAGAGAAAGCGATTGAAAGAAATTCTTAAATGCAGCCAGCTGCCTGGGTATTGTAAGGTTGCCCGTTGGCTCCGGCTTTGAAATTTAATGCATGAATATGTACCTTTATTCAGTTTTAATAGTAAAATTAACTGTGAATACGTTTGCCAATGGCTGGCAGACTGTAATATATTACAAACCAGATCATAGCCTTTATGGGCTACACTATGTTCTTGAAAACCAGGAAAGGAGCAGAGTTATCATGAAATACAAGGAATCGGAACTGGCAAAAGAAATTGCAGTAGGAAATCATGCTGCATTCGACCAGTTGTACAGACTGCTTTACCCGGCTTTATACCTGGTAGCTTTCCGGTTATCAAAATCGGAAACAGTTGCTGCAGACATCGTTTCCGATGTTTTTCTCCGCGTATGGGACGGGCGTGACCGTTTACCGGAAATTAAAGATCTCAATGCTTACTTATATATTAGTACAAAGAATACCACTTTCAATTATCTCAAGCGGCAAAATGGAATAGATGCTGTAACCAGCGGCATGTATACAGATAACAGAGAACTGTCAGATGACAGCTTTTTTGAGAATCTATTTTATGCCGAAACAATCAGGCAGTTAAAGGAAGCTGTTCAAGCCTTGCCTCCTGAATGTCGCAAAGTGACAGAACTGGTGCTGGAAGGCCAATCCACAAATGATATAGCAAAAAAGCTCAATATCTCGCCTTCAGCTGTCAGTCACCAGAAGGGGAGGGCTGCAAAGTTATTGAAAGGGAAAATCCTGCTGTTGCTGCTGATATTTTATGCTTCTCAATAGTAATCATAAAAATAAAGTGATTTTTTTTAGTCCCGAGATCAAATTTACATCATCCTAATTGTCTTATTAATATGTTACAAATTTCCGATGACCAGAATCAGGAAGATCAGTTTGCTGCATTGGCACGTATTGCTGCGCTGGTGGCCAAAGAGAAGTTGGGTGCATTGGATGTGCAGGAGAGGCAAGAGCTGGAGAGCTGGTTGTTAGAAAGAAATGAACATACGGATTGGAAGGATAAAATAAATGATAAGGATTTTTACCAGGAAATAAGCAGGCTGTATGCTGTAGCGGAATCCGGAATGGAAGCAGCACGAAGCGCTTTTAATAAAAAATATTTTAATAAATTACCTGATATAAATGATGCAACGGCAGATATAGTGCCGCCAGGGAGGCGGATACCCTACCGATGGATAGCTGCAGCTACCATAATACCGCTGATGCTGGTGGCGCTCTGGCTTCTGAACCGGAAGGAAACAACAAAAGAAATTACAGGTCAGGCATTGATACTTCCCGCAGGCAACAAGGCTATGCTTACGCTTGCAAATGGGCAACGTATTACGCTGGATAGTGGTACTTCGGGTAATGTGATACAGGGAGCAGATATTCAGGTGAATTATAAAGATGGCCAGGTAGCCTATCAGGATGGAACGGGTACAGAGAAAGAGTTGAGTTGGAATACGCTTTCCACCGGCAAAGGCGGCATGTTTCACCTGTTGCTGCCCGATGGAACCAGTGTATGGCTTAATGCGGTATCATCAATACGTTATCCTGCAGCCTTTGTTGGAAAGGAGCGGCATGTGGAATTACAAGGACAGGCTTACTTTGAAGTGGCAGCAGGTAAAGAGAAGCCTTTTACTGTAGCTGTGAATGGTATGACTGTAACAGCATTGGGGACTGCCTTTGATATTATGGCTTACAGTGATGAAAGCAGCAGCAGGGCCACACTTGTAGAAGGTGCGGTGATGGTGGAAAAAGGGAAGGCTGTTGAGCAATTGCAGCCCGGAGAGCAGGCAGTTCTTACGGCAGCCGGAGATCTTGCTGTTAACAGATTGGCAAATGTAGAAAGTGTGGTTGCCTGGAAGTTGGGTTTTTTTCAGTTCAGCCATACAGATATACAAACTCTCATGCGGGAGGTTGCCAGATGGTATGACGTGGATATAGTGTTTCAGCGCAAAGATATTTACAGTAAGTATGGTGGAAGGATAAGCCGCAAACTTGATCTTGCAGCATTGCTTAGTCTTCTGGAAGGCAATGGGGTTGGGCATTTTAAGATGGAAGGACGTCGTGTGATTGTGTTGCCATAATTCAGCTATGGCCTGCTGAAAATAAACAGGCCGTCAAAACTTCAACACCTGATACTCATAAAAGGTTTTAAAGACCAGGTAATCGCAATGGTGCCAATGGTATTACCATGGATATAGGTGAGTGTGGGCTATGTATTGGAAGGATATATTAATGACTGACTGTTATACAATTTACCGGGTATTTTTAAAACATACCTCTTCAACCAAAATCGCTTTGTATTATGAGAATTGCAAAATTTCTTTTATTGCTGTTGTTTTTACAACTGACAACAAAAGTTCATTCACAAAAGATCAGTCTTAATTTAAAGCAGGCTTCTTTATCCAGGGTGTTGGATGAGATATCCAAGCAGGCAGGCGTTTCTGTTATATACAACGAAAATCTGATTGTGGGCTTACCGGCGGTTACGATCAGTGTTAAAGATGCCTCTGTACAGGAAGTGTTGGATAAATGCTTAAAGGATTTACCTCTGGCTTATGACATCAATGGATTAGTGATCAGATTGAAATCCAAAAAGAGCAGTGCCGCCAAGGGGGAAGTGCCTGCCACAGGAAATCCAGATGGGCTGGCAGATATAAAAGGTAAAGTGATTTGTGGAGACAAGCCTTTGGCAGGCGCCTCCATTACACTGGCTCCTGGTGGACGTGGAGTATCTGCAGATGAGAACGGAAACTTTACGCTCCCTGAAGTTGCACCCGGCAATTACAAGCTATCCATAAGCAGCTTGGGCTGCCAGGGTACTTCCAGGGATTTACTCGTGTCTGGAAGCGATGTTTTTTTGAATATCAGTCTTAAACCGGCGGCAGAGGAAGTGGCAGAAGTGGTGGTGACTGTAGGGTATACCCAGAAGAAACCTGGTGAGATTACCGGTGCAATACAGACTATATCTGGTGAGCAGTTCAGGAAAGGCATTATGAC encodes the following:
- a CDS encoding RNA polymerase sigma factor; this encodes MNKSVSNDSLLWEQVRNGNEKAFETLYYRYHHFLLQTTEGVVKDPDAAAELVQQLFVKLWTNRSAIRISNNLKGYLCRMRQNLLYDIHKRSGSTQRYYNEQLEQPALSYTHVEERLNARMHLEEVKKQLLKLSPRKRIVYQLVKMEGLSCEAVAAQFSINKRTVRNQASEAAMEISSFIRQTERRVQPHTSNFNI
- a CDS encoding sigma-70 family RNA polymerase sigma factor — its product is MKYKESELAKEIAVGNHAAFDQLYRLLYPALYLVAFRLSKSETVAADIVSDVFLRVWDGRDRLPEIKDLNAYLYISTKNTTFNYLKRQNGIDAVTSGMYTDNRELSDDSFFENLFYAETIRQLKEAVQALPPECRKVTELVLEGQSTNDIAKKLNISPSAVSHQKGRAAKLLKGKILLLLLIFYASQ
- a CDS encoding FecR family protein translates to MLQISDDQNQEDQFAALARIAALVAKEKLGALDVQERQELESWLLERNEHTDWKDKINDKDFYQEISRLYAVAESGMEAARSAFNKKYFNKLPDINDATADIVPPGRRIPYRWIAAATIIPLMLVALWLLNRKETTKEITGQALILPAGNKAMLTLANGQRITLDSGTSGNVIQGADIQVNYKDGQVAYQDGTGTEKELSWNTLSTGKGGMFHLLLPDGTSVWLNAVSSIRYPAAFVGKERHVELQGQAYFEVAAGKEKPFTVAVNGMTVTALGTAFDIMAYSDESSSRATLVEGAVMVEKGKAVEQLQPGEQAVLTAAGDLAVNRLANVESVVAWKLGFFQFSHTDIQTLMREVARWYDVDIVFQRKDIYSKYGGRISRKLDLAALLSLLEGNGVGHFKMEGRRVIVLP